A single genomic interval of Psychroserpens sp. NJDZ02 harbors:
- a CDS encoding DUF3703 domain-containing protein, whose translation MKLNFKIPYHLKTAYSKEVDLYRIAIANQDYCNAWYHLERTHIIGQSYPIQHTYSHWLMLKFGLKQKDIKEVFGQLLRLAVGGWKSFINHVPLGNTGGANVPPLKKIPFPSDIEQLMNTQ comes from the coding sequence GTGAAATTAAATTTTAAAATACCATACCATCTAAAAACTGCCTATTCCAAAGAGGTTGATTTGTATAGAATAGCTATAGCTAATCAAGACTATTGTAATGCTTGGTATCATTTGGAGAGAACCCATATAATTGGTCAATCTTATCCAATTCAACATACCTATTCGCATTGGTTAATGTTAAAATTTGGATTGAAGCAAAAAGATATAAAAGAAGTATTTGGACAACTGTTAAGATTGGCTGTTGGTGGTTGGAAGTCTTTTATAAACCACGTACCTCTTGGCAATACTGGTGGTGCCAATGTACCACCATTGAAAAAGATACCATTTCCTAGTGATATTGAACAATTAATGAATACACAATGA
- a CDS encoding Fur family transcriptional regulator, which translates to MQTIEQLLESKDIRVTAMRLLIYKFLAQKQVAVTLSDIENAFEKADRTTLYRTVKTFEEKAIVHQIDDGTGITKYALCEKGCNCEIETDLHLHFHCNNCNETVCLTEHKIPQIKVPNGFISEDINLVVKGICDKCSGQ; encoded by the coding sequence ATGCAAACAATAGAACAATTATTAGAGTCAAAAGATATACGAGTTACGGCAATGCGATTACTTATTTATAAGTTTCTTGCACAAAAGCAAGTAGCGGTAACATTAAGCGATATTGAAAACGCTTTTGAAAAAGCAGATAGAACAACTTTGTACAGAACGGTAAAGACATTTGAAGAAAAAGCAATCGTTCATCAAATAGATGATGGCACAGGAATTACCAAATATGCACTTTGCGAAAAAGGTTGTAATTGCGAAATTGAAACCGATTTACATTTACATTTCCATTGCAATAATTGCAATGAAACCGTTTGTTTAACAGAACATAAAATCCCACAGATTAAAGTGCCAAACGGGTTTATTTCCGAAGATATAAATTTGGTAGTAAAAGGTATTTGCGATAAATGTAGTGGTCAATAA